Proteins from a genomic interval of Pseudomonas silesiensis:
- a CDS encoding TonB-dependent copper receptor, producing MSRFSADTRLSAAQATFALNESSIRFRHATAFLCGALLTPMALADEHAGHSEELSPTVITAIAPSSPLTIVTNPKDPRQPVPASDGGDYLKTIPGFALVRNGGTNGDPVLRGMFGSRLNILTNGGMMLGACPGRMDAPTSYISPETYDKLTVIKGPQTVLWGPGASAGTILFDREPESFGELGTRVNASVLAGSYGRFDKVVDAAAGGPLGYVRVIGNTAHSDDYQDGNNDTVPSRYDKWNGDVALGWTPDADTLLELTAGKGDGEARYAGRGMDGSQFKRESLGLRFERSNIGEVLDKVEAQIYYNYADHVMDNYTLRTPSGTGMMAGPMASNVDRRTLGARIKATWRWADVQLISGIDAQTNEHRQRSAMGIDAYKDLPRNKDADFHNYGVFSELTWYAADRDRLITGARLDRASARDYRQTIGSGMMSRPNPTADDTRADTLPSGFVRYEHDLADSPTTLYAGLGHTQRFPDYWELFSPNSGPAGSVNAFDSIKPEKTTQLDFGLQYKTEDLEAWASGYVGQVRDYILFNYTPAMMGMSSQAENIDARIMGGELGAAYKLTDSWKTDATLAYAWGKNSSDGTALPQMPPLDARFGLTYSADNWSAGALWRVVAAQNRIDRNKGNVVGKDFDKTSGFGVFSLNGAYRINQNWKVSSGVDNLFGKAYAEHLNLAGNAGFGYPANDPQAIKEPGRTLWTKVDMSF from the coding sequence ATGTCCAGGTTTTCTGCTGACACACGCTTGAGCGCTGCCCAAGCCACTTTTGCCCTGAACGAATCCAGCATTCGTTTCAGGCACGCCACCGCATTCCTGTGCGGCGCACTGCTGACCCCCATGGCGCTGGCCGATGAACACGCCGGTCATAGCGAAGAACTCAGCCCGACGGTCATCACCGCCATCGCACCCAGCTCGCCCCTGACCATCGTCACCAACCCCAAGGACCCACGCCAACCGGTGCCGGCCAGCGACGGTGGCGATTACCTGAAGACCATTCCCGGCTTTGCCCTGGTGCGGAATGGCGGCACCAACGGCGACCCGGTGCTGCGGGGCATGTTCGGTTCGCGGCTGAACATCCTCACCAACGGCGGCATGATGCTCGGCGCCTGCCCCGGCCGGATGGATGCACCGACCTCGTACATCTCCCCGGAAACCTACGACAAACTCACCGTCATCAAAGGGCCGCAGACAGTGCTCTGGGGACCGGGTGCTTCGGCCGGGACCATCCTGTTCGACCGCGAGCCCGAAAGCTTCGGCGAACTCGGAACGCGGGTGAATGCCAGCGTACTGGCCGGCTCCTACGGCCGTTTCGACAAAGTGGTGGACGCCGCAGCTGGCGGGCCTCTGGGGTACGTGCGGGTAATCGGCAACACCGCACATTCCGACGACTACCAGGATGGCAACAACGACACCGTGCCGTCGCGCTATGACAAATGGAATGGCGACGTGGCCCTGGGCTGGACGCCGGATGCCGATACCCTGCTGGAACTGACTGCCGGCAAGGGCGACGGCGAAGCGCGTTACGCCGGACGCGGCATGGACGGCTCACAGTTCAAGCGCGAGAGCCTGGGCCTGCGCTTCGAGCGGTCCAATATCGGCGAGGTGCTGGATAAGGTCGAAGCGCAGATCTACTACAACTATGCCGACCACGTCATGGACAACTACACCCTGCGCACGCCGTCCGGCACCGGGATGATGGCCGGCCCCATGGCCTCCAATGTCGACCGCCGGACCCTGGGTGCGCGGATCAAAGCCACCTGGCGCTGGGCCGACGTGCAGTTGATCAGCGGTATTGATGCGCAAACCAACGAGCATCGCCAGCGCAGTGCCATGGGTATCGACGCCTACAAAGACCTGCCACGCAACAAGGACGCCGACTTCCACAACTACGGCGTGTTCAGCGAACTGACCTGGTACGCCGCCGATCGTGACCGGCTGATTACCGGTGCGCGCCTGGACCGGGCTTCGGCCAGGGATTATCGGCAGACCATCGGGTCCGGGATGATGTCGCGCCCCAACCCCACCGCGGACGATACCCGCGCGGACACCCTGCCGAGCGGCTTCGTGCGCTACGAGCATGATTTGGCCGACAGTCCGACCACGCTGTATGCCGGCCTTGGCCACACCCAGCGTTTCCCGGATTACTGGGAGCTGTTTTCGCCCAATTCCGGTCCCGCAGGCTCGGTGAACGCCTTCGATTCGATCAAGCCCGAAAAAACCACCCAGCTCGACTTTGGCTTGCAGTACAAGACCGAAGACCTGGAGGCCTGGGCTTCGGGCTACGTCGGGCAGGTGCGCGACTACATCCTGTTCAACTACACGCCCGCAATGATGGGCATGAGCTCGCAGGCCGAAAACATCGACGCGCGGATCATGGGCGGCGAACTCGGCGCAGCTTACAAGCTGACCGATAGCTGGAAAACCGACGCAACCCTGGCCTACGCCTGGGGCAAGAACAGCAGCGACGGCACGGCGTTGCCGCAAATGCCACCGCTGGACGCACGTTTCGGCCTGACTTACAGCGCAGACAACTGGAGTGCCGGGGCACTGTGGAGAGTGGTCGCCGCACAAAACCGGATCGACCGGAACAAAGGCAACGTGGTCGGCAAGGACTTCGACAAAACCTCGGGGTTCGGCGTGTTCTCGCTTAACGGCGCCTATCGGATCAACCAGAACTGGAAGGTCAGCAGCGGCGTCGACAACCTGTTCGGCAAGGCGTACGCCGAGCATTTGAACCTGGCGGGAAACGCGGGCTTCGGTTATCCGGCCAATGACCCGCAGGCCATTAAAGAACCGGGGCGAACGCTCTGGACCAAGGTCGACATGAGTTTCTAA
- a CDS encoding DUF2946 domain-containing protein — MRPLSARSSARRRQPLSLTRGRWIGLFAMLMIFIGPLISQSMPMDQRAAALMKTSMSMSMDMGMDMDRSAMAHADHDEQPDAEHCPPQADHHALWEKCGYCSLLFNCPALTGGQSFVAFVTPKATTHTTPSPRLGHARATVFPGARTRAPPIVA; from the coding sequence ATGCGCCCGCTTAGCGCCAGGTCATCCGCACGCCGTCGTCAGCCATTGAGCCTGACCCGCGGCCGCTGGATCGGCTTGTTTGCCATGTTGATGATCTTTATCGGCCCGCTGATTTCTCAGTCGATGCCGATGGATCAACGCGCCGCTGCACTGATGAAAACCTCCATGAGCATGTCGATGGACATGGGCATGGACATGGACAGGTCGGCGATGGCGCACGCCGACCACGACGAGCAACCCGATGCCGAGCACTGTCCACCCCAGGCAGATCATCACGCACTGTGGGAAAAATGCGGCTATTGCAGCCTGCTGTTCAACTGCCCGGCACTCACCGGCGGCCAGTCCTTCGTCGCATTCGTCACACCCAAAGCCACGACCCACACCACCCCCTCCCCCCGCCTGGGTCATGCCCGGGCAACCGTCTTCCCCGGCGCCCGCACCCGCGCCCCGCCCATCGTCGCGTAA
- a CDS encoding copper chaperone PCu(A)C codes for MLNKLIVLAALLLPACFANANEYKAAELEIAHPWSQELPPNAPTVAAYFVIHNSGKTADRLLSVDSTIAGIAQLHEHVKQNDLMKMQEVPSVEIPAGGEVTFAPMAYHVMLLELKDRSLLSDGKRFPLTMHFEKSGDVTVEVTVQKKAPDGMQTHAHAQ; via the coding sequence ATGTTGAACAAACTCATCGTTCTGGCTGCGTTGCTGCTGCCTGCCTGCTTTGCCAATGCTAACGAATACAAGGCCGCAGAGCTGGAAATCGCTCACCCCTGGTCGCAGGAGTTGCCGCCCAACGCGCCGACTGTCGCGGCTTACTTCGTGATTCATAACAGCGGTAAAACCGCTGACCGACTGCTCAGCGTCGACTCGACGATTGCAGGCATCGCCCAGTTGCACGAACACGTGAAGCAGAACGACCTGATGAAAATGCAGGAGGTGCCGAGCGTAGAAATCCCCGCAGGTGGCGAAGTCACTTTCGCCCCCATGGCCTATCACGTGATGCTGCTGGAGCTCAAAGACCGCAGCCTGCTGAGCGATGGCAAACGATTCCCGCTGACGATGCATTTCGAGAAGTCCGGCGACGTGACCGTCGAAGTCACGGTGCAGAAGAAGGCCCCGGACGGCATGCAAACGCACGCGCACGCCCAGTAA
- a CDS encoding DUF2946 domain-containing protein — MSRQRLAIAWIACFAVLFNMLAMPMTGAMAQTATSPAEQVLWGSFCSSSGTKMVAISLGDTQQKAPQGDDHSNMQHCWCCSGSAPLVALPGHMPQLYYTRFEANRSRPAATLETPTPRQQWPSLNPRASPLV; from the coding sequence ATGTCCCGACAACGGCTTGCAATTGCCTGGATCGCCTGCTTCGCAGTGCTGTTCAACATGCTCGCCATGCCGATGACCGGCGCGATGGCGCAGACGGCGACATCGCCTGCCGAACAGGTGCTGTGGGGCAGTTTCTGTTCGTCCAGCGGCACGAAGATGGTGGCGATTTCCCTGGGCGACACCCAGCAGAAAGCCCCGCAGGGCGACGATCATTCCAACATGCAGCATTGTTGGTGCTGTTCCGGCTCCGCACCACTGGTAGCGTTGCCCGGGCATATGCCGCAGCTGTATTACACCCGTTTCGAGGCCAATCGAAGCCGTCCCGCGGCCACGCTTGAAACGCCCACTCCGCGCCAGCAATGGCCGAGTCTCAACCCCCGCGCTTCTCCCCTGGTGTGA
- a CDS encoding DNA-binding protein: MALTRSYKHTIAERAQRDPEFAQALLDEAATLFLNGEPEMARIILRDLVNATVGFEELAKETAKPSKSLHRMLSAKGNPSMDNLAAIFAVVRATLGVDIQVHAVRAH, from the coding sequence ATGGCGCTCACCCGAAGCTATAAACACACCATTGCCGAGCGTGCCCAGCGCGACCCGGAGTTCGCCCAGGCATTGTTGGATGAGGCTGCTACTCTGTTTCTTAATGGTGAACCTGAAATGGCCCGAATCATTTTGCGCGATCTCGTTAATGCCACCGTTGGTTTCGAAGAATTGGCCAAGGAAACTGCAAAACCCAGCAAGAGCCTTCATCGAATGTTGTCTGCCAAGGGCAACCCAAGCATGGACAATCTGGCTGCAATATTCGCGGTGGTTCGCGCTACGCTGGGAGTGGATATACAAGTGCATGCGGTGCGTGCCCATTGA
- a CDS encoding type II toxin-antitoxin system RelE/ParE family toxin has translation MIILEEYLLENETSPFKRWLSTLDVQAALKVSSALVRLELGNTSNIKWFDGLGEYRINWGPGYRIYLVQEGKRLIILFGGGDKSTQKSDIKRAKTLIAEFRTRKKAERNRR, from the coding sequence GTGATCATACTTGAAGAATATTTGCTGGAAAACGAAACAAGCCCCTTCAAACGCTGGCTTTCCACCCTGGATGTGCAGGCAGCGCTCAAGGTATCCAGCGCGCTGGTCCGATTGGAGCTAGGGAACACATCAAATATCAAGTGGTTCGATGGCCTTGGCGAATATCGAATAAATTGGGGGCCAGGTTACAGAATCTACCTGGTGCAAGAGGGGAAACGCCTGATCATTCTTTTTGGTGGAGGCGATAAGTCCACTCAAAAATCCGATATCAAGCGGGCAAAAACACTCATAGCCGAATTTCGAACCCGAAAAAAAGCCGAACGAAACCGGAGATAA
- a CDS encoding cobalt-precorrin-6A reductase, which produces MKRILLLGGVTEALAIARTLGPEHIYSLAGVGRVPTDLTCQVRVGGYGGADGLAQFIRAEGIDLLLDATHPYAAQISQNAATAACSSGIPCWALRRPAWQPQARDDWREVSDWAELIQALKPFRRPLFTLGREPLQHLDEIPLEQFWTLRALEVYPGNERCEVIGARGPFLIEGERELFERRQIDVLISKNSGSTATEPKLEVARERGVPVIVLKRPVLPGVDRELLTLEETLNALATCTQ; this is translated from the coding sequence ATGAAACGCATTCTGTTGCTGGGCGGTGTGACGGAGGCCCTGGCCATCGCCCGAACCCTTGGGCCGGAACACATCTACAGCCTGGCCGGGGTCGGTCGCGTACCGACTGATCTGACCTGCCAGGTTCGCGTCGGCGGCTATGGTGGCGCCGACGGGCTGGCGCAGTTCATCCGCGCTGAAGGGATCGATCTGTTGCTGGATGCGACTCACCCCTACGCCGCACAAATCAGTCAGAACGCGGCGACCGCCGCTTGTTCAAGCGGTATTCCCTGCTGGGCGCTGAGGCGTCCAGCCTGGCAACCACAAGCGAGGGACGACTGGCGTGAAGTCAGCGACTGGGCCGAACTGATCCAGGCACTCAAACCTTTCCGGCGACCGCTGTTCACCCTCGGCCGCGAACCCTTGCAGCACCTGGATGAAATTCCGCTGGAGCAATTCTGGACCTTGCGTGCGCTGGAGGTTTATCCGGGCAACGAGCGCTGCGAAGTGATCGGCGCCCGTGGACCGTTCCTGATCGAGGGTGAGCGCGAGCTGTTTGAACGTCGCCAGATTGATGTGCTGATCAGCAAGAACAGCGGCAGCACGGCCACCGAGCCGAAGCTGGAAGTGGCGCGGGAGCGCGGGGTGCCGGTGATTGTTCTGAAGCGGCCGGTGTTGCCGGGGGTTGATCGGGAGCTATTGACGCTTGAAGAAACACTTAACGCGTTGGCGACTTGCACCCAGTGA
- a CDS encoding cobalt-precorrin-5B (C(1))-methyltransferase: protein MRDETAEQPAPLRSGLTTGSCATATSLAAARLLLCGVSADAVQIVLPKGKQVQMRLEFCRLLDEGAEAGTLKDAGDDPDVTHGALLYSQVRLDAAPGIRFKAGRGVGTVTRPGLVLGVGEPAINPVPRKMISDHLTQLAEELDYRGGFEVTVNVEGGEALALKTMNPRLGILGGLSILGTSGIVRPFSCAAYIASIHQGIDVAKTNGYLHIAACTGNASEDTMRRVYDLPEIALIEMGDFVGAVLKHLRKVPVAKLSLCGGFGKISKLAAGHMDLHSRHSSIDLPQLAEWAAAIGADEALQQAIREANTSQQAMAMASAAGIGLGDAVCQHALDFARSVVPAQVQVEVFAIDRQGGIVGHAGAFQ, encoded by the coding sequence ATGCGTGACGAAACCGCCGAACAGCCCGCCCCGCTGCGCAGCGGCCTGACCACCGGCAGCTGCGCTACCGCCACTAGCCTCGCGGCGGCTCGCCTGCTGCTCTGCGGAGTGAGCGCAGATGCGGTGCAGATCGTTTTGCCCAAAGGCAAGCAGGTACAGATGCGCCTGGAATTCTGTCGGCTGCTGGATGAGGGCGCCGAAGCCGGAACCCTCAAGGACGCCGGGGACGATCCGGACGTCACCCACGGCGCCCTGCTCTATTCGCAGGTACGCCTCGATGCCGCGCCGGGTATTCGCTTCAAGGCCGGCCGTGGCGTCGGTACCGTCACCCGGCCAGGCCTGGTGCTGGGCGTCGGCGAGCCGGCGATCAATCCGGTGCCACGCAAGATGATCAGCGACCACCTGACCCAGCTCGCCGAGGAACTCGATTATCGCGGCGGTTTCGAGGTCACGGTAAACGTCGAGGGCGGCGAGGCGCTGGCGTTGAAAACCATGAACCCGCGCCTGGGCATTCTGGGCGGTCTGTCGATTCTCGGCACCAGCGGCATCGTCCGGCCCTTCTCCTGCGCCGCCTACATTGCCTCGATCCATCAGGGTATCGATGTGGCCAAAACCAACGGCTACCTGCATATCGCGGCGTGCACCGGCAATGCCAGCGAAGACACCATGCGCCGGGTCTATGACCTGCCGGAAATCGCCCTGATCGAAATGGGCGACTTCGTTGGCGCAGTGCTCAAGCACCTGCGCAAGGTGCCGGTGGCCAAGCTCAGCCTGTGCGGCGGGTTCGGCAAGATCAGCAAGCTGGCGGCCGGACACATGGATTTGCACAGTCGGCACTCAAGCATCGACCTGCCGCAGTTGGCCGAGTGGGCTGCTGCCATCGGCGCCGATGAGGCATTGCAGCAAGCGATCCGGGAAGCCAACACCAGCCAGCAAGCCATGGCCATGGCCAGCGCCGCCGGGATCGGCCTCGGCGACGCGGTCTGCCAGCACGCCCTGGACTTTGCCCGCAGCGTCGTACCGGCGCAGGTTCAGGTCGAAGTATTTGCCATCGATCGCCAGGGCGGGATAGTCGGCCACGCAGGAGCATTCCAATGA
- a CDS encoding bifunctional cobalt-precorrin-7 (C(5))-methyltransferase/cobalt-precorrin-6B (C(15))-methyltransferase, whose product MARWLTVTGIGEDGFTGLGKAARHALLAASTIFGSQRQLDLLPRCIRGERHTWPSPFSLDALLAMRGEPVCVLASGDPMFFGVGASLARQLPSNEMLILPASSSCSLAAARMGWPLQDVVTLSVVARPIAALNAQLFSGVRLLVLSNDGQSPAAIAALLRERGFGPSRLSVLEHLGGEAERRIDGVANDWTDPQVADLNLIAIECIAESNTPRLSRLAGLPDSAFKHDGQLTKRDVRAITLTRLAPVPGELLWDVGAGSGSIGIEWMRAHPGCRALAIEADEGRQQLIEHNRDALGVPGLQLIRGSAPQALDGLERPDAIFIGGGVTRDGVLDTCWARLKPGGRLIANAVTLQSEMTLMAWREQHGGELTRIHIAQAQPLGDFDTWRQALPITLLDVVKPFDA is encoded by the coding sequence ATGGCACGCTGGTTGACCGTGACAGGTATAGGTGAGGACGGCTTCACGGGTTTGGGCAAGGCTGCCCGGCATGCGTTGCTGGCCGCGTCGACGATCTTCGGCAGCCAACGACAGTTGGACCTGTTGCCGCGCTGCATCCGCGGGGAGCGCCACACCTGGCCCAGTCCCTTCTCCCTCGATGCGTTGCTGGCCATGCGAGGCGAGCCGGTTTGCGTGCTGGCCAGTGGCGATCCGATGTTCTTCGGCGTCGGCGCCAGCCTCGCTCGGCAATTGCCGAGCAATGAAATGTTGATCTTGCCGGCCTCCTCTTCCTGCTCCCTGGCCGCGGCGCGAATGGGCTGGCCATTGCAGGATGTGGTCACGCTGTCGGTGGTCGCCCGTCCTATCGCCGCGCTCAACGCACAATTATTCAGCGGTGTTCGCCTGCTGGTACTGAGCAACGACGGCCAAAGCCCTGCCGCGATCGCCGCGTTGTTGCGCGAGCGCGGGTTCGGGCCGAGTCGCCTGAGCGTACTGGAACATCTGGGTGGTGAAGCCGAACGACGCATCGACGGTGTCGCCAACGACTGGACCGATCCACAAGTCGCCGACTTGAACCTGATCGCCATCGAATGCATCGCCGAATCAAATACGCCGCGCCTGTCGCGACTGGCCGGCCTGCCGGACTCAGCGTTCAAGCACGACGGTCAATTGACCAAGCGCGACGTACGCGCCATCACCCTCACCCGTCTCGCCCCGGTTCCCGGCGAACTGTTGTGGGATGTCGGCGCCGGCAGCGGCTCGATAGGCATCGAGTGGATGCGCGCTCACCCCGGTTGTCGGGCACTGGCGATTGAAGCCGATGAAGGACGCCAGCAATTGATCGAGCACAACCGCGATGCCCTAGGTGTACCCGGCCTGCAATTGATTCGCGGCAGTGCGCCGCAAGCGCTGGATGGGCTCGAACGCCCGGATGCGATTTTCATTGGCGGAGGCGTGACCCGCGACGGCGTGCTGGACACTTGTTGGGCCCGGTTGAAACCTGGCGGTCGACTGATCGCCAACGCGGTCACGCTGCAGAGCGAGATGACCCTCATGGCCTGGCGCGAGCAGCACGGCGGAGAGCTGACACGAATTCATATCGCCCAGGCGCAGCCGTTGGGCGACTTCGACACCTGGCGCCAGGCGTTGCCGATCACCCTGCTGGACGTGGTCAAGCCCTTCGATGCGTGA